From Ananas comosus cultivar F153 linkage group 8, ASM154086v1, whole genome shotgun sequence, one genomic window encodes:
- the LOC109714046 gene encoding LOW QUALITY PROTEIN: trihelix transcription factor GTL1-like (The sequence of the model RefSeq protein was modified relative to this genomic sequence to represent the inferred CDS: deleted 1 base in 1 codon; substituted 1 base at 1 genomic stop codon), with amino-acid sequence MQQQQQQPQQQQQRGGSQQYGGPPPHPELTPFPSRMLGIADPPPQTVLQAQLAEAASPISSRPPQPPPPPSFEELIPSSVADEEALAAGEDGERGGGGASGGNRWPRQETLALLKIRSDMDAAFRDATLKGPLWDEVSRKLGELGYKRSAKKCKEKFENVQKYYKRTKEGAAGRQDGKTYRFFTQLEALHRSAVPPPPPPRRPRSHSPPPCPALPARGSTRFRSPPPPRRPSPNNQFTEFPPPLPPLPLQPRRLQLLLYSSDSGESDDETEEEESRSSSSSSSMXLQGRKRKRRGSMGRSGKKMMAFFEGLMGQVMERQEEMQKRFLETLEKREQDRAMREEAWRRQETARLAREQELLAQERAMATTRAAAVVSFIQKISGQTIQLPAMPDASITVVTPSPAPPPQPPPPPPQKPPLSTPLPQKEKSGENVGLKESASTDIVVFGAQGGGLQDPASNVAFEAAGPPSSRWPKTEVHALIKLRTGLDMQYQEMGPKGPLWEEISGRMRRLGYNRSAKRCKEKWENINKYFKKVKESNKKRPEDAKTCPYFHQLDALYRRKLDRASGGGDAGVPRQQQQQQAPPQQLETNTNAPSSQEGADALTLMAAASSSSHQPPSETDTKNNGNRSGGGVQTSNGGLAPVLATNKPGDAVTGEGEKIDEGGSDNMDHDYDDDDDDDDEERGGGRTKKSRRSPPAPCILISLSLSLDSRHDACGIHRDDGVAGGAASQSSLLGPNRYQLGQVCHYLLSRASSRFPPLPSISYLSLSLSLSVRKGYFGVKQKSRVRVTNCKKLGGRQHVRADFTFHEEGEAW; translated from the exons atgcagcagcagcagcagcagccgcagcagcagcagcagcgagGAGGGTCGCAACAATATGGGGGGCCGCCGCCGCATCCGGAATTGACCCCATTCCCCTCCCGCATGCTCGGAATTGCCGACCCCCCGCCGCAGACCGTGCTGCAGGCGCAATTGGCGGAGGCGGCGTCGCCCATCAGTAGCcggccgccgcagccgccgccgccgccgagcttcGAGGAGCTGATCCCTTCGTCCGTCGCCGACGAAGAGGCCCTGGCGGCGGGGGAGGACGGCGAGCGCGGAGGCGGCGGGGCTTCGGGCGGCAACCGGTGGCCGCGGCAGGAGACGCTGGCCCTCCTCAAGATCCGCTCCGACATGGACGCCGCCTTCCGCGACGCCACCCTCAAGGGCCCCCTCTGGGACGAAGTCTCCAG GAAACTGGGGGAATTGGGATACAAGAGGAGTGCGAAGAAGTGCAAGGAGAAG TTCGAGAACGTTCAGAAGTACTACAAGCGCACGAAAGAAGGCGCCGCGGGCCGGCAGGACGGCAAGACGTACCGCTTCTTCACGCAGCTCGAAGCCCTCCACCGCAGCGCGgtgccaccgccgccgcctccacgCCGTCCTCGATCGCATTCGCCGCCCCCATGTCCGGCCCTCCCCGCCCGCGGATCCACCCGATtccgatctcctccgccgccccgccgcCCATCCCCGAACAATCAATTCACGGAATTCCCGCCGCCTCTGCCGCCCCTCCCGCTGCAGCCGCGGcggctgcagctgctgctgta CTCGTCGGATTCGGGCGAATCCGACGACgagacggaggaggaggagagcaggagcagcagcagcagcagcagcatgtaGCTGCAAGGGAGGAAGCGGAAGCGGCGCGGCAGCATGGGGAGGAGCGGCAAGAAGATGATGGCGTTCTTCGAGGGGCTGATGGGGCAGGTGATGGAGCGGCAGGAGGAGATGCAGAAGCGCTTCCTGGAGACGCTGGAGAAGCGGGAGCAGGACCGGGCGATGCGCGAGGAGGCGTGGCGGCGGCAGGAGACCGCGCGGCTCGCCCGCGAGCAGGAGCTCCTCGCGCAGGAGCGCGCCATGGCCACCACCCGCGCCGCCGCAGTCGTCTCCTTCATTCAGAAGATCAGCGGCCAAACCATACAATTACCCGCAATGCCCGACGCCTCCATCACCGTCGTAACGCCGTCGCCAGCCCCGCCGccacagccgccgccgccgccgcctcaaAAGCCGCCATTATCGACGCCGCTGCCGCAAAAGGAGAAAAGTGGGGAAAATGTAGGGCTCAAGGAATCAGCTTCGACCGACATTGTAGTATTCGGGGCTCAAGGAGGAGGGCTGCAGGATCCCGCGAGTAACGTCGCGTTCGAGGCCGCGGGGCCGCCGTCGTCGCGGTGGCCTAAGACGGAGGTGCACGCGCTGATCAAGCTCCGGACGGGGCTGGATATGCAGTACCAGGAGATGGGACCCAAGGGCCCGCTGTGGGAGGAGATCTCGGGGAGGATGCGGCGGCTGGGATACAACCGGAGCGCCAAGCGGTGCAAGGAGAAGTGGGAGAACATCAACAAGTACTTCAAGAAGGTGAAGGAGAGCAACAAGAAGCGCCCCGAGGACGCCAAAACTTGCCCCTACTTCCACCAATTAGACGCTCTCTACCGCAGGAAGCTCGACCGCGCCAGCGGCGGCGGTGACGCGGGCGTCCcacggcagcagcagcagcagcaggcgcCGCCTCAGCAATTGGAAACCAACACCAATGCCCCAAGTTCACAAGAAGGAGCCGATGCTCTCACGCTCATGGCAGcagcgtcgtcgtcgtcgcatCAGCCTCCGTCGGAAACCGACACCAAAAACAACGGCAATAGAAGCGGCGGAGGTGTACAAACGAGCAACGGAGGACTAGCGCCGGTCCTCGCCACGAACAAA CCAGGAGACGCCGTGACGGGCGAAGGCGAGAAGATCGACGAGGGCGGCAGCGACAATATGGACCACGactacgacgacgacgacgacgacgacgacgaggagcgAGGGGGAGGAAGGACGAAGAAGAGTCGGCGTTCACCCCCCGCCCCTTGtatcctcatctctctctctctctctctcgatagTCGACACGACGCTTGTGGGATTCATAGGGATGATGGAGTCGCGGGAGGTGCCGCGTCCCAAAGTTCCCTCCTTGGACCAAACCGATATCAACTGGGACAAGTATGTCATTATCTCCTTTCTAGGGCTTCTTCTcgttttcctcctcttccttcaatttcatacctctctctctctctctctctctc GGTGAGGAAGGGGTATTTTGGGGTGAAGCAGAAAAGCAGAGTCCGGGTGACAAACTGTAAGAAACTGGGCGGCAGGCAGCATGTGCGGGCAGACTTCACATTTCACGAGGAGGGTGAGGCGTGGTGA
- the LOC109714423 gene encoding electron transfer flavoprotein-ubiquinone oxidoreductase, mitochondrial isoform X2: MFRFLSAISSSSINPLRKHLRRIPLATRPHSWLQSPSSSPSRSSIARSRCFSGESSGRDALSYDVVIVGAGPAGLSAAIRLKQMCREKNTDLSVCVLEKGSEVGAHILSGNVFEPRSLDELIPDWRQEGAPIKVPVSSDKFWLLTKNRALALPSPFDNKGNYVISLSQLVRWMATKAEELGVEIYPGFAASEILYDENQMVVGVATNDVGIAKDGSKRENFQRGVELRGHITLLAEGCRGSLSEKIIKNHKLREKGRGLHQTYALGIKEVWEIEEGKHDPGSVLHTIGWPLDSNTYGGSFLYHMDDRQVSIGFVVALNYRNPYLSPYDEFQKLKHHPAIRQLLEGGTVLQYGARTLNEGGFQSIPYPVFPGGAIIGCSAGYINVPKIKGTHTAMKSGMLAAEAAFKTLAEGANMDIYLENLRKSWVWDELYKVRNYRPAFEYGLVPGLALSALEHYIFKGRLPLTLKHGKPDHQATNIADLHTPIQYPKPDGQISFDVPTSLYRSNTNHEHDQPPHLRLRDPTIPERVNLPLYAGPESRYCPARVYEYVPDEKGDLKLQINAQNCLHCKACDIKDPKQNIEWTVPEGGGGPGYTIM; this comes from the exons ATGTTTAGATTCCTCTCCGCGATCTCCTCCTCCAGTATAAACCCTCTCCGTAAACACCTACGTAGAATCCCACTCGCCACGAGGCCCCATTCATGGCTACAAAGCCCTAGTTCTTCTCCGTCGAGGAGTTCGATCGCGCGATCGAGGTGTTTCAGCGGCGAATCGAGCGGCCGAGATGCTCTGAGCTACGACGTGGTGATCGTCGGCGCGGGGCCCGCGGGGTTATCGGCGGCGATCCGGTTGAAGCAGATGTGTCGGGAGAAGAACACCGATTTATCCGTTTGCGTACTCGAAAAGGGCTCAGAAGTTG GTGCTCATATCTTGTCAGGGAATGTTTTTGAGCCTCGCTCGTTGGATGAATTGATCCCAGATTGGCGGCAAGAGGGG GCCCCAATTAAAGTTCCTGTATCCTCTGACAAGTTTTGGCTGCTGACAAAAAATAGAGCTTTGGCACTTCCATCGCCCTTTGATAATAAGGGTAACTATGTGATAAG CTTGAGCCAATTGGTACGGTGGATGGCAACCAAAGCTGAAGAACTGGGTGTAGAAATCTATCCAGGTTTTGCTGCTAGTGAG ATCCTATATGATGAAAATCAAATGGTTGTTGGGGTTGCAACTAATGATGTAGGTATTGCTAAAGATGGCTCAAAAAGGGAAAATTTTCAACGTGGCGTGGAACTTAGAG GACACATTACACTCCTTGCAGAAGGATGTCGGGGATCATTGTCAGAG aaaattataaaaaatcacAAACTGCGAGAAAAAGGACGAGGACTACACCAGACATATGCTCTAGGGATCAAAGAG GTGTGGGAAATTGAAGAAGGGAAGCACGACCCAGGCTCTGTGCTACATACAATAGGATGGCCCTTGGATTCAAATACATATGGAGGATCTTTTCTATATCACATGGATGATAGACAG GTGTCCATTGGATTTGTGGTTGCATTGAATTACCGGAACCCTTACTTAAGCCCTTATGATGAATTCCAG AAACTCAAACACCACCCAGCTATCAGACAGCTTTTGGAAGGTGGAACCGTTCTCCAGTATGGCGCTCGCACTTTGAATGAAGGTGGTTTCCAG TCAATACCATATCCGGTTTTTCCAGGAGGAGCAATTATTGGATGCTCTGCAGGGTATATAAATGTGCCTAAAATAAAGGGGACGCACACTGCAATGAAATCAG GTATGCTTGCGGCAGAAGCAGCTTTTAAGACGCTTGCTGAAGGAGCAAATATGGATATATATTTGGAGAATCTTAGAAAATCCTGGGTTTGGGATGAACTCTATAAAGTTCGGAATTATCGGCCT GCATTCGAGTATGGACTTGTACCTGGCTTGGCCCTCTCTGCACTGGAACA CTATATATTCAAAGGAAGGCTACCTTTAACTCTTAAGCATGGGAAACCGGACCACCAAGCTACAAAT ATTGCTGACCTGCATACTCCTATTCAATATCCAAAGCCGGATGGACAGATATCATTCGATGTGCCGACTTCACTGTACAG GAGCAACACAAATCATGAACATGATCAGCCTCCTCATCTCCGCTTGAGAGATCCTACAATTCCTGAAAGGGTAAATCTGCCGTTATATGCTGGGCCCGAGTCTCGCTACTGCCCAGCTCGAGTATATGA GTATGTCCCAGATGAGAAAGGTGATCTAAAACTCCAAATAAATGCTCAAAATTGCCTCCATTGCAAG GCTTGTGATATTAAAGATCCCAAACAAAACATTGAATGGACCGTGcccgaaggcggcggcggccctgGCTACACAATTATGTAG
- the LOC109714423 gene encoding electron transfer flavoprotein-ubiquinone oxidoreductase, mitochondrial isoform X1, whose product MFRFLSAISSSSINPLRKHLRRIPLATRPHSWLQSPSSSPSRSSIARSRCFSGESSGRDALSYDVVIVGAGPAGLSAAIRLKQMCREKNTDLSVCVLEKGSEVGAHILSGNVFEPRSLDELIPDWRQEGAPIKVPVSSDKFWLLTKNRALALPSPFDNKGNYVISLSQLVRWMATKAEELGVEIYPGFAASEILYDENQMVVGVATNDVGIAKDGSKRENFQRGVELRGHITLLAEGCRGSLSEKIIKNHKLREKGRGLHQTYALGIKEVWEIEEGKHDPGSVLHTIGWPLDSNTYGGSFLYHMDDRQVSIGFVVALNYRNPYLSPYDEFQKLKHHPAIRQLLEGGTVLQYGARTLNEGGFQSIPYPVFPGGAIIGCSAGYINVPKIKGTHTAMKSGMLAAEAAFKTLAEGANMDIYLENLRKSWVWDELYKVRNYRPAFEYGLVPGLALSALEHYIFKGRLPLTLKHGKPDHQATNIADLHTPIQYPKPDGQISFDVPTSLYRSNTNHEHDQPPHLRLRDPTIPERVNLPLYAGPESRYCPARVYEYVPDEKGDLKLQINAQNCLHCKVTDMTRLIHPLACDIKDPKQNIEWTVPEGGGGPGYTIM is encoded by the exons ATGTTTAGATTCCTCTCCGCGATCTCCTCCTCCAGTATAAACCCTCTCCGTAAACACCTACGTAGAATCCCACTCGCCACGAGGCCCCATTCATGGCTACAAAGCCCTAGTTCTTCTCCGTCGAGGAGTTCGATCGCGCGATCGAGGTGTTTCAGCGGCGAATCGAGCGGCCGAGATGCTCTGAGCTACGACGTGGTGATCGTCGGCGCGGGGCCCGCGGGGTTATCGGCGGCGATCCGGTTGAAGCAGATGTGTCGGGAGAAGAACACCGATTTATCCGTTTGCGTACTCGAAAAGGGCTCAGAAGTTG GTGCTCATATCTTGTCAGGGAATGTTTTTGAGCCTCGCTCGTTGGATGAATTGATCCCAGATTGGCGGCAAGAGGGG GCCCCAATTAAAGTTCCTGTATCCTCTGACAAGTTTTGGCTGCTGACAAAAAATAGAGCTTTGGCACTTCCATCGCCCTTTGATAATAAGGGTAACTATGTGATAAG CTTGAGCCAATTGGTACGGTGGATGGCAACCAAAGCTGAAGAACTGGGTGTAGAAATCTATCCAGGTTTTGCTGCTAGTGAG ATCCTATATGATGAAAATCAAATGGTTGTTGGGGTTGCAACTAATGATGTAGGTATTGCTAAAGATGGCTCAAAAAGGGAAAATTTTCAACGTGGCGTGGAACTTAGAG GACACATTACACTCCTTGCAGAAGGATGTCGGGGATCATTGTCAGAG aaaattataaaaaatcacAAACTGCGAGAAAAAGGACGAGGACTACACCAGACATATGCTCTAGGGATCAAAGAG GTGTGGGAAATTGAAGAAGGGAAGCACGACCCAGGCTCTGTGCTACATACAATAGGATGGCCCTTGGATTCAAATACATATGGAGGATCTTTTCTATATCACATGGATGATAGACAG GTGTCCATTGGATTTGTGGTTGCATTGAATTACCGGAACCCTTACTTAAGCCCTTATGATGAATTCCAG AAACTCAAACACCACCCAGCTATCAGACAGCTTTTGGAAGGTGGAACCGTTCTCCAGTATGGCGCTCGCACTTTGAATGAAGGTGGTTTCCAG TCAATACCATATCCGGTTTTTCCAGGAGGAGCAATTATTGGATGCTCTGCAGGGTATATAAATGTGCCTAAAATAAAGGGGACGCACACTGCAATGAAATCAG GTATGCTTGCGGCAGAAGCAGCTTTTAAGACGCTTGCTGAAGGAGCAAATATGGATATATATTTGGAGAATCTTAGAAAATCCTGGGTTTGGGATGAACTCTATAAAGTTCGGAATTATCGGCCT GCATTCGAGTATGGACTTGTACCTGGCTTGGCCCTCTCTGCACTGGAACA CTATATATTCAAAGGAAGGCTACCTTTAACTCTTAAGCATGGGAAACCGGACCACCAAGCTACAAAT ATTGCTGACCTGCATACTCCTATTCAATATCCAAAGCCGGATGGACAGATATCATTCGATGTGCCGACTTCACTGTACAG GAGCAACACAAATCATGAACATGATCAGCCTCCTCATCTCCGCTTGAGAGATCCTACAATTCCTGAAAGGGTAAATCTGCCGTTATATGCTGGGCCCGAGTCTCGCTACTGCCCAGCTCGAGTATATGA GTATGTCCCAGATGAGAAAGGTGATCTAAAACTCCAAATAAATGCTCAAAATTGCCTCCATTGCAAGGTAACGGACATGACTAGGCTCATACATCCCCTT GCTTGTGATATTAAAGATCCCAAACAAAACATTGAATGGACCGTGcccgaaggcggcggcggccctgGCTACACAATTATGTAG
- the LOC109713869 gene encoding protein CDI, translated as MLSGEAAEGSPEPFRIFVGYDPREDVAFEVCRRSLVKRSSVPLSIRAIRQADLRTAGLYWRVRGPTESTEFSFTRFLTPFLAGFRGWAMFVDCDFLFLGDVAELLALADPRFAVMCVKHDYAPSQPTKMDGAVQTVYPRKNWSSMVLYNCAHPKNAAALTPDAVSSQTGAFLHRFMWLDDADIGDIPFAWNFLVGHNRVDPLDPATRPRAIHYTSGGPWFHAYKDCEFADLWLNELEELNKDKDKDKAKAKANPLAAAAAAAKEDQKKKATGIAAEAPAAVAAAPAV; from the coding sequence ATGTTGtccggcgaggcggcggagggatCGCCGGAGCCGTTCCGGATCTTCGTCGGGTACGACCCGAGGGAGGACGTGGCGTTCGAGGTGTGCCGGCGGTCGCTGGTGAAGCGGTCGTCGGTGCCGCTGTCGATCCGCGCCATCCGGCAGGCGGATCTGCGCACGGCGGGGCTGTACTGGCGCGTGCGCGGGCCGACGGAGAGCACGGAGTTCTCGTTCACGCGCTTCCTCACCCCCTTCCTCGCCGGCTTCCGCGGCTGGGCCATGTTCGTCGACTGCGACTTCCTCTTCCTCGGCGACGTCGCGGagctcctcgccctcgccgacCCCCGCTTCGCCGTGATGTGCGTCAAGCACGACTACGCCCCCTCCCAGCCCACCAAGATGGACGGCGCCGTCCAGACCGTGTACCCGCGCAAGAACTGGTCGTCCATGGTGCTCTACAACTGCGCCCACCCCAAGAACGCCGCCGCCCTCACCCCCGACGCCGTCAGCTCCCAGACCGGCGCCTTCCTCCACCGCTTCATGTGGCTCGACGACGCCGACATCGGCGACATCCCCTTCGCCTGGAACTTCCTCGTCGGCCACAACCGCGTCGACCCCCTCGACCCCGCCACCCGCCCCCGCGCCATCCACTACACCTCCGGCGGCCCCTGGTTCCACGCCTACAAGGACTGCGAGTTCGCCGACCTCTGGCTCAACGAGCTGGAGGAGCTCAACAAGGACAAGGACAAGGacaaggcgaaggcgaaggcgaatcccctcgccgccgccgccgccgccgccaaagAGGAtcagaagaagaaggcgacgggGATCGCGGCTGAGGCCCCCGCTGCCGTGGCTGCGGCGCCAGCTGTTTGA